One genomic segment of Mercenaria mercenaria strain notata unplaced genomic scaffold, MADL_Memer_1 contig_3860, whole genome shotgun sequence includes these proteins:
- the LOC123549936 gene encoding glycoprotein-N-acetylgalactosamine 3-beta-galactosyltransferase 1-like: MNFRKRLLSLKPSLKCSNNSKSIIRVLCLILASAYESKQMAAIENTWARRCDKHFFTNGQTNNPQIAEIILNVPVPEERRHLTMKMRHAFKYVYRAYKASFDWILKCDTDTYVIMENLQPYYSNKKREKNDNVYLFILWRNEIKVC, from the exons ATGAATTTCAGGAAAAGGCTACTATCATTGAAAccatcattgaaatgctctaataACAGTAAAAGTATTATTCGTGTACTCTGCCTCATCCTAGCATCAGCATATGAAAGCAAGCAGATGGCAGCAATAGAAAACACGTGGGCACGACGTTGTGATAAGCACTTTTTCACCAATG GGCAGACGAACAATCCACAAATagctgaaataattttaaatgttccGGTTCCAGAGGAGAGACGTCACCTGACAATGAAGATGCGTCATGCATTTAAATATGTGTATAGAGCATATAAAGCCAGTTTTGATTGGATATTAAAATGCGATACTGACACCTATGTTATTATGGAAAATCTTCAACCATATTACTCGAA caaaaaacgggagaaaaatgataatgtctacctgttcatcttgtggagaaatgaaatcaaagtttgttaa